In Eucalyptus grandis isolate ANBG69807.140 chromosome 4, ASM1654582v1, whole genome shotgun sequence, the following proteins share a genomic window:
- the LOC104441240 gene encoding gamma-soluble NSF attachment protein: MASSDPDKLMLKADKQTKLSLTRWSADWRSATALYEQAAIAYRLAKNYEKAKEAFEKASKGQEMLSSPWDAAKHMESAGSLAKELRNWSEVADFYRRASELYIECGRSQPASDALTKGARVLEEVVPEEAIKLYTDACAILEEDGKEQMAFDLYRAATSVYIKLEKFTDAAATLLRWGLAADKCNATNSQCKAYLSAIIVYLYLHDSTQAEKCYNDCSQIDAFLRSDQNRCATKLLSAYAEGDVEEIKHIAQSSTITHLDHVIIRLARKLPTGDVAALENNASKEQEEPLDENDLT; the protein is encoded by the exons ATGGCTTCTTCCGATCCCGATAAACTCATGCTTAAGGCTGACAAgca AACAAAATTGAGCCTTACAAGGTGGAGTGCTGATTGGAGGAGCGCAACTGCACTGTATGAGCAGGCTG CTATTGCGTATAGGCTTgctaaaaattatgaaaaagcgAAGGAAGCATTTGAAAAAGCTTCGAAAGGCCAGGAGATGCTCTCCTC GCCCTGGGATGCGGCTAAGCACATGGAGTCTGCCGGTTCTCTAGCTAAGGAGTTGAGAAATTGGAGTGAGGTTGCAGACTTCTATAGAAGAGCATCCGAATTGTACATTGAGTGTGGGAGATCACAGCCTGCATCAGATGCTCTGACCAAAGGGGCTCG TGTTCTTGAAGAGGTTGTCCCAGAAGAGGCTATCAAGCTGTACACAGATGCTTGTGCTATTCTCGAGGAAGATGGCAAGGAACAGATGGCATTTGATTTGTATCGTGCTGCCACAAGTGTTTATATTAAGCTTGAAAA GTTTACGGATGCGGCAGCAACATTGTTAAGATGGGGCCTTGCAGCAGACAAGTGCAATGCCACCAACAGCCAATGCAAG GCATATCTTAGTGCAATCATTGTCTACCTCTATCTCCATGACAGTACCCAAGCAGAAAAGTGCTATAATGACTGCTCACA GATTGATGCGTTTTTGAGAAGTGACCAGAATCGTTGTGCCACTAAGCTTCTCTCTGCCTATGCTGAAGGTGATGTAGAAGAAATTAAGCACATAGCTCAGTCGAGCACCATTACCCATCTTGATCATGTG ATAATCAGGCTTGCAAGGAAATTACCTACAGGCGATGTTGCTGCCCTTGAGAACAATGCCTCCAAGGAACAGGAAGAGCCACTTGATGAAAATGACCTGActtag
- the LOC104442813 gene encoding FAS1 domain-containing protein SELMODRAFT_448915-like, with the protein MANTFQLLFLYCVLLTTAAMSASPSPYPTVIPAAPPTDGGTCCLQQVSNILDALLGSSDFGNWASVLPAFNPSTLSISGTLFVPAGNDAAVSVLPMDPPSLLYHMVPQRLAFSQLKLFRTGSRLPTFLPNNSILITGGSPSNFTLDGIPLIEPDLFSSDGLIVHGVAGFLNYTVYGGGSAAHGLSPPLLQDATGDTPTAAAFLPLQEATGQRMSHAACSTEGMAVVVASVLGLVILGSKL; encoded by the coding sequence atGGCCAACACATTCCAACTCCTCTTTCTCTACTGCGTCCTCCTAACCACTGCCGCCATGTCAGCCTCTCCATCACCGTATCCAACTGTCATACCCGCCGCACCGCCCACGGACGGCGGCACCTGTTGTCTCCAGCAAGTCAGCAACATCCTCGATGCCTTACTCGGCTCCAGCGACTTTGGCAACTGGGCATCTGTCCTCCCCGCCTTCAACCCCTCGACCCTTTCCATCTCGGGCACGCTCTTCGTCCCTGCCGGCAATGACGCTGCCGTCTCTGTGCTCCCCATGgaccctccctctctcctctacCACATGGTCCCTCAACGCCTCGCCTTCTCGCAACTCAAGCTCTTCCGCACAGGCTCTCGCCTGCCGACCTTCCTGCCCAACAACTCCATCCTCATCACAGGTGGCTCTCCATCCAACTTCACCCTCGACGGCATCCCTCTCATTGAGCCCGACCTCTTCTCCTCCGACGGCCTCATCGTGCATGGCGTCGCTGGGTTCCTCAACTACACAGTCTACGGGGGTGGCAGTGCTGCGCACGGGCTTTCTCCGCCACTGCTGCAGGATGCTACAGGTGATACTCCGACTGCAGCGGCATTCTTGCCGCTTCAGGAAGCGACTGGCCAGCGCATGTCCCATGCCGCATGCAGCACTGAGGGCATGGCGGTGGTTGTTGCGTCCGTTCTTGGCTTGGTAATCTTGGGTTCAAAATTGTAA